One region of Spirochaetota bacterium genomic DNA includes:
- a CDS encoding PEGA domain-containing protein — MKRLSILLLFAGTMLWSYGALAAPRAVAVVNFTNHTGGKGLQYLTNSLPESISAGLAQAQGIRIVERGQIGAIISEIALSQTGLFDEQMVTGAGTLVKADVLILGSYSGNPENIVLTIKAVDIATGRVLDGRVVKAPLADLFDMANQAALSMAAVISGEALGILSVSTTPDGADVYVDGLLAGKAPLVDYKLAAGAHRLKAVKSGYLDAETELTIAKDARENWTPYLGESRVRNRSEIGLGVSYLKPFYKELDGAPLFTLFVGHTYNRLNISGEMGYAVIDHNQVIDTPFGDITQERWYRYFSLTAHAAVIPFEISSYVTPYGGAFIGYTSLTDFRTNKSRDNDREKLASQSLMHMGLKLGATIAPFAKIGIFLEGRYYYYPVKATREVFESQGLLGGLKSHDTEYSFNHITFGGGVKYFF; from the coding sequence ATGAAACGATTATCGATTCTGCTCCTTTTCGCGGGGACCATGCTGTGGTCATACGGCGCGCTCGCAGCGCCCCGTGCGGTCGCGGTCGTGAATTTCACCAACCACACGGGCGGGAAGGGCCTCCAGTATCTGACTAATTCGCTTCCGGAATCCATCTCCGCGGGCCTTGCGCAGGCGCAGGGCATAAGGATCGTGGAGCGGGGTCAGATAGGAGCGATCATTAGCGAGATCGCCCTGAGCCAGACCGGGCTTTTCGACGAACAGATGGTCACGGGCGCGGGCACCCTGGTCAAGGCCGACGTGCTCATCCTGGGATCGTACTCCGGCAATCCCGAGAACATAGTGCTCACCATCAAGGCCGTGGATATCGCCACCGGCCGGGTCCTGGACGGACGCGTGGTCAAGGCCCCGCTCGCCGACCTCTTCGACATGGCCAACCAGGCGGCCCTCTCCATGGCCGCGGTCATTTCCGGCGAGGCGCTGGGCATCCTGAGCGTCTCCACCACCCCCGACGGCGCCGACGTCTATGTGGACGGGCTTCTCGCGGGAAAGGCACCCCTGGTAGACTACAAGCTCGCCGCGGGCGCCCATAGACTGAAGGCCGTCAAGAGCGGCTACCTTGACGCGGAAACCGAGCTTACTATCGCGAAGGACGCGCGGGAGAACTGGACCCCCTACCTGGGCGAGAGCCGGGTACGTAACAGGTCGGAAATAGGGCTGGGGGTGAGCTACCTGAAACCGTTCTACAAGGAGCTGGACGGCGCCCCGCTCTTCACCCTTTTTGTGGGACATACCTATAACCGGCTGAACATTTCGGGTGAGATGGGCTACGCCGTAATCGACCACAACCAGGTCATCGACACCCCGTTCGGGGACATCACCCAGGAGCGCTGGTATCGGTACTTCAGCCTTACGGCTCACGCGGCGGTGATACCCTTCGAGATATCAAGCTATGTAACCCCGTACGGGGGTGCGTTCATAGGATACACATCGCTCACGGATTTCCGCACGAACAAGAGCAGGGACAATGACCGGGAAAAACTCGCCAGCCAGAGCCTTATGCACATGGGGTTGAAACTGGGCGCGACAATCGCACCGTTCGCTAAAATCGGTATTTTCCTTGAGGGACGATATTATTACTATCCCGTCAAGGCTACGCGCGAGGTATTCGAGAGCCAGGGTTTACTTGGCGGACTTAAATCGCATGACACCGAATATTCTTTCAATCACATCACCTTCGGCGGCGGCGTGAAGTATTTCTTTTAA
- a CDS encoding NlpC/P60 family protein, with product MKIRVIGGRALVVFLAMMLAGMAACSPPHLRGGRTFSSADRARIVATAERCLGTPYRYGGESPGGFDCSGLVMYVFGKHGIALPRTAGDQFEDGARVPLAALQPGDLVFFRTAGGRGISHVGIYTGKGEFIHAPRTGTTVSYARLDNKYWKRHYAGAVTYFRRKNAAGTG from the coding sequence ATGAAGATACGCGTTATCGGCGGGCGGGCGCTCGTCGTTTTCCTCGCCATGATGCTCGCGGGCATGGCGGCATGTTCGCCCCCCCACCTGCGCGGCGGGAGGACGTTCAGCAGCGCGGACCGCGCCAGGATCGTCGCCACGGCGGAGCGCTGCCTGGGGACGCCGTACCGCTACGGCGGGGAAAGCCCCGGCGGCTTCGACTGCTCGGGGCTCGTGATGTATGTATTCGGGAAGCATGGGATCGCGCTGCCCCGCACCGCTGGCGATCAGTTCGAGGACGGCGCGCGCGTGCCCCTCGCCGCGCTCCAGCCGGGGGATCTCGTGTTTTTCCGCACGGCCGGCGGGCGCGGCATTTCCCACGTGGGGATCTATACGGGAAAGGGCGAATTCATACACGCGCCGCGCACGGGGACGACGGTGTCCTATGCCCGCCTGGACAATAAATACTGGAAGAGGCATTATGCGGGCGCGGTGACCTATTTCAGGCGAAAAAACGCCGCAGGAACCGGATAA